A single region of the Pontibacter kalidii genome encodes:
- a CDS encoding APC family permease translates to MEDYKGTEARPQRVEATHTRTNPEPTPNAKPPAEPRPALSVTDAVAVIVGIVVGAGIFRTPSMVAANTDGGGMFLMAWGLGGVVSLIGALCYAELTTTFPNAGGDYHFLTRAFGRKPAFLFAWARMSVIQTGSIALLAFIIGDYVAQIYSMGELSSVFYAALVVILLTGINLIGISVGAGTQKLLTALEILGILIVIVAGLFFAPAEAAVSAPAAAASGNSLGLAMVFVLLTFGGWNEAAYISAELRSGRSGMARVMIMSILLITGIYVLVNLSYLNILGMNGISQSDAVAGDLMRLTFGEGGLVLIGVIVALSALTSANATIFTGARTNYALGRDFPVFSFLGRWNPRTSTPVNAFLVQGGIALALIGLGYITRNGFETIVEYTAPVFWFFLLLVGISLFVLRRKEPHLHRPFRVPLYPLTPLIFCCTSAYLLYSSLVYTGLGALVGVAVLLIGVLLLLALPTLHRLQGRSKAVKGDGKTL, encoded by the coding sequence ATGGAAGACTATAAAGGCACAGAGGCAAGGCCACAGCGCGTGGAGGCCACACACACGCGTACGAATCCTGAGCCCACGCCAAACGCAAAGCCGCCAGCCGAGCCAAGGCCTGCTCTGAGCGTGACCGATGCCGTTGCTGTGATTGTGGGAATTGTGGTAGGTGCGGGCATTTTCAGGACGCCCTCCATGGTAGCGGCCAATACCGACGGCGGCGGCATGTTCCTGATGGCCTGGGGGCTGGGGGGCGTGGTGTCGCTGATCGGGGCGCTTTGCTATGCCGAGCTGACCACCACCTTCCCGAATGCCGGCGGCGACTACCATTTCCTGACCCGTGCCTTTGGCAGGAAACCTGCCTTTCTGTTTGCCTGGGCCCGTATGAGCGTCATACAGACCGGCTCCATTGCGCTGCTGGCCTTTATTATCGGCGATTATGTCGCGCAGATCTATAGCATGGGAGAGTTATCCTCGGTATTCTACGCGGCTTTGGTGGTCATCTTGCTCACGGGCATCAACCTGATCGGCATCAGCGTGGGAGCTGGAACGCAGAAGCTGCTGACGGCGCTGGAGATACTTGGTATCCTAATCGTGATCGTGGCCGGCCTGTTCTTCGCCCCTGCCGAGGCTGCCGTTTCCGCACCTGCCGCCGCCGCATCAGGCAACTCGCTGGGGCTGGCGATGGTGTTTGTGCTTCTCACCTTTGGCGGCTGGAATGAGGCAGCCTACATCTCCGCCGAACTGCGCTCGGGGCGCAGCGGCATGGCCCGCGTCATGATCATGAGCATCCTCCTCATCACCGGCATTTATGTATTGGTTAACCTATCCTACTTGAACATACTGGGTATGAATGGTATATCGCAGTCAGATGCCGTAGCAGGAGACCTGATGCGCCTCACCTTTGGGGAAGGGGGCCTGGTGCTAATCGGGGTTATCGTGGCCCTTTCGGCCCTTACCTCCGCTAACGCCACTATTTTTACGGGCGCCCGCACCAACTACGCTCTTGGCCGCGACTTCCCGGTTTTCAGCTTCCTGGGCAGATGGAATCCCCGGACCTCCACGCCGGTAAACGCTTTCCTGGTGCAGGGGGGCATTGCGCTGGCGCTGATCGGGCTGGGCTACATCACCCGCAACGGCTTTGAGACGATCGTGGAGTATACGGCGCCGGTTTTCTGGTTCTTCCTGCTGCTGGTAGGCATTTCCCTGTTCGTGCTGCGGCGCAAAGAGCCCCACCTGCACCGTCCGTTCCGCGTGCCACTTTACCCCCTCACGCCGCTTATCTTTTGCTGCACCAGCGCCTACCTTCTTTACTCCAGCTTAGTGTATACTGGCCTGGGTGCCCTGGTGGGTGTGGCGGTCCTGCTGATCGGCGTGCTGCTGTTACTGGCCCTGCCTACCCTCCATAGGCTCCAGGGCAGAAGTAAGGCTGTAAAGGGCGACGGCAAAACCCTATAA
- a CDS encoding SAM-dependent methyltransferase, producing the protein MKMLKNSLLTLLLLLCATAFVQAQEAVMKRTPDVPYVPTRQPVVDAMLELAKVTEDDVIYDLGCGDGRIVITAAKKYGATGTGIDINPDRIAEANENAREAGVTDKVRFIEGDLFEEDFSQASVVTLYLLPAVNQKLRPKLLSQLKPGTRIVSHAFDMGDWEPEQTIEVDGSKIYFWTVPEKE; encoded by the coding sequence ATGAAAATGCTTAAAAACTCCCTGCTCACGTTGTTGCTCCTTCTTTGTGCCACGGCATTTGTGCAGGCGCAGGAAGCGGTTATGAAACGTACCCCGGATGTACCTTACGTACCAACCCGGCAGCCTGTGGTGGATGCCATGCTGGAATTGGCAAAAGTTACGGAAGACGATGTGATTTATGACCTGGGATGCGGCGACGGCCGGATTGTGATTACGGCAGCTAAGAAGTATGGCGCCACCGGCACGGGCATCGACATAAACCCGGATCGCATAGCGGAGGCCAATGAGAACGCCCGCGAGGCGGGTGTTACCGACAAGGTGCGGTTTATAGAGGGCGACCTGTTTGAGGAGGACTTCAGCCAGGCTTCGGTGGTGACGTTATACTTGCTGCCTGCCGTGAACCAGAAGCTCCGCCCAAAGTTGCTCAGCCAACTCAAGCCAGGAACGCGCATTGTATCGCACGCTTTTGACATGGGGGACTGGGAACCGGAGCAAACCATTGAAGTGGATGGATCCAAGATTTATTTCTGGACTGTTCCCGAAAAGGAATAA
- a CDS encoding LLM class flavin-dependent oxidoreductase — protein MSSNNKKLSEIPLSVLDLVPILTGKTAADSFKTSLDLARHVEDWGYKRYWLAEHHNMPGIASSATVLLIGHIAGGTKSIRVGSGGIMLPNHAPLVVAEQFGTLESLYPGRIDLGLGRAPGTDGLTAMALRRDLRGDVDDFPKNVQELQYYLGPADPSAKVRAIPGQGLEVPIWLLGSSTYSAQLAAMLGLPFAFASHFAPAALQAALKIYRETFQPSEHLKEPYAIACVNGVAANTDAEAEKLATTLYQAFLNVIRSTGNPQQPPVESMEDLWSPAEKYAVQQMLRYTFIGSPATVKEELNAFLEETQVDELMFASHIYDHQARLRSYELLAELAK, from the coding sequence ATGAGCAGCAACAACAAAAAGTTGTCTGAAATACCTTTGTCCGTACTGGACCTGGTGCCGATACTGACCGGAAAGACAGCCGCGGATTCGTTTAAGACCAGCCTGGACCTGGCCCGCCACGTGGAGGACTGGGGCTATAAGCGCTACTGGCTGGCAGAGCACCACAACATGCCCGGCATTGCCAGCTCAGCCACCGTTTTGCTGATAGGCCACATTGCGGGCGGCACCAAGAGCATACGCGTGGGCTCCGGTGGCATTATGCTGCCAAACCATGCGCCGCTGGTGGTGGCCGAGCAGTTCGGCACGCTGGAGTCGCTTTACCCCGGCCGCATAGACCTGGGTCTGGGCCGTGCGCCGGGTACGGACGGGCTGACGGCCATGGCCCTGCGGCGCGACCTGCGCGGCGATGTGGACGACTTCCCGAAAAACGTACAGGAACTGCAGTACTATCTTGGTCCGGCAGATCCGTCTGCCAAGGTGCGGGCCATACCTGGCCAGGGGCTGGAGGTACCGATCTGGCTGCTGGGCTCCAGCACCTACAGCGCCCAATTGGCTGCCATGCTGGGCCTGCCCTTTGCCTTTGCCAGCCACTTTGCACCGGCTGCCCTGCAGGCTGCCCTCAAAATCTACCGCGAAACGTTTCAACCCTCGGAACACCTGAAGGAACCATACGCCATAGCCTGTGTGAACGGCGTGGCTGCCAACACCGACGCAGAAGCTGAGAAACTGGCTACCACCCTTTACCAGGCGTTCCTGAACGTGATAAGAAGCACAGGTAACCCACAGCAACCGCCAGTGGAAAGTATGGAAGACCTGTGGAGCCCGGCCGAGAAGTATGCCGTACAACAGATGCTGCGCTATACATTCATCGGCTCACCGGCCACCGTGAAAGAAGAACTGAATGCTTTCCTGGAAGAGACGCAGGTGGATGAGCTGATGTTTGCCTCGCATATTTACGACCACCAGGCCAGGCTGCGGTCCTATGAGCTTCTAGCCGAGCTTGCAAAATAG
- a CDS encoding YbhB/YbcL family Raf kinase inhibitor-like protein, whose amino-acid sequence METKVIENLQLSSPVLRSGDTIPEKYTCDGENINPALAIGDIPKGAQSLVLIINDPDAPRGNWTHWLVYDMPLIHTIEENSVPGTVGLNDFGNTAYDGPCPPIGTHRYFFRLYALDTRLGLPAGSTKEAVFLKMENHIIGTGELMGFYSH is encoded by the coding sequence ATGGAAACCAAAGTAATCGAAAACCTGCAACTCAGCAGTCCGGTCCTCAGGTCCGGAGATACCATCCCTGAAAAATATACCTGCGACGGGGAGAACATCAACCCGGCCCTGGCGATCGGGGACATCCCGAAAGGCGCGCAGAGCCTTGTATTGATCATAAATGACCCCGACGCACCCCGCGGTAATTGGACCCACTGGCTGGTATATGACATGCCGCTTATTCATACGATTGAGGAGAACAGCGTACCGGGAACAGTAGGCCTGAACGACTTTGGCAACACCGCCTACGATGGCCCCTGCCCCCCTATCGGTACGCACCGCTATTTTTTCAGGCTTTATGCGCTCGATACCCGCCTGGGCCTGCCGGCAGGCAGCACCAAGGAAGCGGTTTTCCTGAAGATGGAGAATCACATCATCGGCACGGGCGAGTTGATGGGCTTTTATAGCCATTGA
- a CDS encoding exo-beta-N-acetylmuramidase NamZ family protein, with amino-acid sequence MKQRFTLLLLWLALSLPCYTFAQASASRVIIGAERLLTTDYLPLVKGKRIGLVTNHTGLLPDGRHLVDVLHESKDVTLTTLFGPEHGIRGDQDTHVASGTDTKTGLPVISLYGKTRKPTAEMLQNVDVLIFDIQDIGARFYTYIATMNHVLEAAAEQSIPYLVLDRPNAIGGTYVDGPIGGEPQEPVSGVGQLPVTHGMTVGELARMFNGERAKRNLPQAKLTVIPMQRYNRQQWYDDTRLPWIKPSPNMLTLTTAAVYPATCLLEGTNISEARGTLHPFERIAAPWIDGQILSDQLNSYKLKGVTFRPVSFVPDSMVDGIKIYPPKFMGEQCSGAEMVITDRKAFESARAGVYILHALKTLYPEQLEWREGRMDRLWGTPKVREQLQAGLSPQEIVEQWDKEQAHFRKVRKRYLLYK; translated from the coding sequence ATGAAACAACGTTTTACCCTCCTGCTGTTATGGCTGGCCCTGAGCTTGCCCTGCTATACTTTTGCCCAGGCATCCGCTTCGCGCGTCATCATTGGAGCTGAGCGCCTGCTTACGACCGACTACCTGCCCCTGGTGAAGGGCAAGCGCATTGGCCTGGTAACCAACCACACCGGGCTTCTGCCCGATGGTCGTCACCTGGTAGATGTGCTGCACGAAAGCAAGGATGTAACGCTGACGACCCTTTTCGGCCCCGAGCACGGCATTCGCGGTGACCAGGATACCCACGTAGCCAGCGGCACCGACACTAAAACGGGGCTGCCGGTGATCTCGCTCTACGGCAAAACCAGAAAACCCACTGCTGAAATGCTGCAAAACGTGGATGTGCTGATCTTCGACATACAGGACATCGGCGCGCGTTTTTATACGTATATCGCCACCATGAACCACGTACTGGAAGCCGCTGCCGAGCAAAGTATCCCGTACCTGGTGCTGGACCGACCGAATGCTATTGGCGGCACGTATGTAGATGGCCCTATAGGGGGTGAGCCACAGGAGCCGGTGAGCGGGGTTGGCCAGTTACCCGTTACGCATGGCATGACGGTGGGCGAGCTGGCCCGGATGTTTAACGGCGAACGCGCCAAGCGCAACCTGCCCCAGGCAAAACTGACGGTGATTCCCATGCAGCGCTACAACCGCCAGCAGTGGTACGACGATACCCGGCTGCCCTGGATCAAGCCATCGCCCAACATGCTTACCCTTACCACCGCCGCCGTTTACCCGGCCACCTGCCTGCTGGAGGGCACCAACATCTCCGAAGCGCGGGGCACCCTGCACCCCTTTGAGCGCATTGCCGCACCCTGGATAGACGGCCAGATACTATCGGACCAGTTGAATAGCTACAAACTGAAAGGTGTAACCTTCCGCCCCGTTTCCTTTGTACCGGATAGTATGGTGGATGGCATCAAAATATACCCACCAAAGTTTATGGGTGAGCAGTGCTCGGGGGCAGAGATGGTGATAACAGATCGTAAAGCTTTCGAATCGGCCAGGGCAGGCGTTTACATCCTGCACGCGCTGAAGACCTTGTACCCGGAACAACTGGAGTGGCGTGAAGGCCGCATGGACAGGCTTTGGGGCACTCCGAAGGTAAGGGAGCAGTTACAGGCAGGGCTTTCGCCGCAGGAAATCGTAGAACAGTGGGATAAGGAGCAGGCGCATTTCCGGAAAGTGCGGAAGAGGTACCTGCTCTATAAATAA
- a CDS encoding M1 family metallopeptidase → MKKHLLLSLFSALCLSTQAQDNNWAWGGSLHPAQATFDVKHYTLRLEVAPEARTIGGSVDAVVEMVAPADKIRLNLIDAYTVRGVKVDGKKAAYTRSTDALEVQLKQTYQPGRRVTVTVVYAGTPPEAVNPPWQGGFTFTKDGNGKHWIGLSSQNEGAKIFMPCKDHPSDEPDEGVEQFISVPAPYQVAANGILVSEKKKGNQITYHWKTDYSINNYGINFTVGDFAVTRRDYTTVEGNTVPMVMYLLRENEKKAPELMEILEISLKTQEKYFGEYPFRKEKVGIVETPYLGMEHQTINAYGNKFRFTKVGDAPYDHLLHHELGHEWWGNKVSVKDWADFWVQEGLTTYGDWLFVEEHAGHEAYLRHVKLVARNIQHKNPIIMREENVDSDEAYHGEIYSKGAYVMHSLRYLLGDEAFFRALKKFILDPAYTYGNQVTTADLQEHFTRETGQDIKPFFDLYLRTTEVPEVVVEQTAASTYSIRIPNITFTLPMEVRTDAGTQRIELSSKPVEVTSRTAPVIDENGWYLKNVSTGESTL, encoded by the coding sequence ATGAAAAAGCACCTCCTCCTCTCGCTCTTCAGCGCCCTCTGCCTCAGCACGCAGGCGCAGGACAATAACTGGGCCTGGGGCGGCTCCCTGCACCCTGCACAGGCTACCTTCGACGTAAAGCACTACACACTGCGGCTGGAGGTGGCCCCCGAAGCGCGCACCATCGGCGGCTCCGTGGATGCTGTGGTGGAGATGGTGGCTCCGGCCGATAAGATCAGGCTGAACCTGATTGATGCCTATACGGTGCGGGGCGTGAAGGTGGATGGGAAGAAAGCAGCGTATACACGAAGCACAGACGCCCTGGAGGTACAGCTGAAGCAGACATACCAACCGGGCCGGCGCGTTACGGTTACGGTAGTGTATGCCGGTACGCCACCGGAGGCTGTAAACCCTCCCTGGCAGGGCGGATTTACCTTCACCAAAGACGGAAACGGCAAGCACTGGATCGGTCTTTCCTCACAGAACGAGGGTGCCAAGATCTTTATGCCCTGCAAAGACCATCCCTCCGACGAGCCGGACGAGGGCGTGGAGCAGTTCATCTCGGTACCGGCCCCTTACCAGGTAGCTGCCAACGGTATACTTGTGTCGGAGAAGAAAAAGGGAAACCAGATCACCTATCACTGGAAAACTGACTATAGCATTAACAACTACGGCATCAATTTTACGGTGGGAGATTTTGCCGTGACGCGCCGCGATTATACTACCGTGGAGGGAAACACGGTACCGATGGTCATGTACCTGCTGCGCGAGAACGAAAAGAAGGCGCCGGAACTGATGGAGATTCTGGAGATCAGCCTGAAGACGCAGGAGAAATACTTCGGGGAGTACCCGTTCCGGAAAGAGAAAGTAGGCATTGTGGAAACGCCATACTTAGGGATGGAGCATCAGACCATTAACGCCTATGGCAATAAGTTCCGGTTCACTAAAGTTGGGGACGCACCCTACGACCACCTGCTGCACCACGAGCTGGGCCACGAGTGGTGGGGCAACAAGGTAAGCGTGAAAGATTGGGCTGATTTCTGGGTACAGGAAGGCTTAACCACCTACGGCGACTGGCTTTTTGTGGAGGAGCACGCTGGCCACGAGGCTTATTTGAGGCATGTAAAGCTGGTTGCCCGAAACATCCAGCATAAAAACCCGATCATCATGCGGGAGGAAAATGTGGATTCTGATGAAGCTTACCATGGTGAAATCTATTCCAAAGGGGCTTACGTCATGCACTCGCTCCGCTACCTGCTCGGCGACGAAGCCTTTTTCCGGGCCCTCAAGAAGTTTATCCTCGACCCTGCTTATACTTATGGGAACCAGGTAACGACAGCCGACCTGCAGGAGCACTTTACCCGGGAGACCGGGCAGGACATCAAGCCTTTCTTCGACCTGTACCTGCGCACCACGGAGGTGCCGGAGGTAGTGGTAGAGCAAACCGCTGCAAGCACCTACTCCATCCGCATTCCCAATATCACCTTTACTTTGCCCATGGAAGTCAGAACTGACGCCGGTACCCAGCGAATAGAGCTGTCGAGCAAGCCGGTGGAGGTAACGTCCCGAACTGCTCCGGTAATTGATGAAAACGGCTGGTACCTGAAGAATGTAAGTACAGGAGAAAGTACGTTGTAG
- a CDS encoding sulfotransferase domain-containing protein: MKILQGGAPKCGNFWLYQILQQLMHRSGQPVNSFIQRHPIYELAKTWDLNYPSQASIDVLDVTDLQYSYRISSIFRMPVESIEGYVAQTDHVWTHSPVCKRSSELFRLFDKKVYILRDPRDRAISAAKYYTSEYMLKYYSQEETDARRYLEKHFEELLVEWVWHVYDHLRLSREHNIHIAFYEGFLLDFQRELGRLLEYLGLELSEAERAELQEAMSFATLKSKNPKHLKKGQSGYWMDQLTDRQAAQADMIAGPLIRFLGYPTSKGQPMRYTTEPPHQNFEALKEEIIASQQPLYQV; the protein is encoded by the coding sequence ATGAAAATACTGCAGGGCGGGGCACCCAAATGCGGCAATTTCTGGCTCTACCAGATCCTACAGCAGCTCATGCACCGCAGCGGCCAGCCAGTGAACAGCTTTATCCAGCGGCACCCCATCTACGAGCTCGCCAAAACCTGGGACCTGAACTACCCGAGCCAGGCAAGTATAGACGTGCTGGACGTGACCGATCTGCAGTACAGCTACCGCATCAGCAGCATTTTCCGGATGCCGGTGGAAAGTATAGAAGGCTACGTGGCCCAGACCGACCATGTCTGGACACACTCGCCGGTATGCAAGCGCAGCAGTGAGTTGTTCCGCCTCTTCGACAAGAAAGTATACATCCTCCGCGACCCCCGCGATCGCGCCATCTCCGCCGCTAAATATTATACTTCGGAGTACATGCTCAAGTATTATTCGCAAGAAGAAACAGATGCGAGGCGCTACCTGGAGAAGCATTTTGAGGAGTTGCTGGTGGAGTGGGTGTGGCACGTGTATGACCACCTGCGGCTGAGCCGGGAGCATAACATCCACATTGCCTTTTACGAAGGCTTTCTGCTCGATTTTCAGCGGGAGCTGGGTAGGCTGCTCGAGTATTTGGGCTTGGAGCTGAGCGAGGCGGAACGGGCGGAGCTGCAGGAGGCCATGAGCTTTGCCACCCTCAAAAGCAAAAACCCGAAGCACCTGAAAAAGGGGCAGTCGGGCTATTGGATGGACCAGCTGACGGATAGGCAGGCAGCACAGGCCGATATGATCGCAGGGCCGCTGATACGTTTCCTGGGTTATCCTACATCAAAAGGCCAACCCATGCGCTATACTACCGAGCCGCCGCACCAGAACTTTGAGGCGTTGAAGGAGGAGATCATTGCCTCGCAACAGCCGCTGTACCAAGTATAG
- the cysC gene encoding adenylyl-sulfate kinase, with amino-acid sequence MKNIYPFKSKVGYEQRRYQMQQEPRLVWLTGLSGSGKSTLALRLEHHLFHQGYKVFLLDGDNIRNGLCRDLSFTQQDRKENMRRVAEVANLMLEAGMVVICAFISPYEEERELARHIVGPERFTEVYINCSLRVCEQRDTKGLYAKARQGLIKEFTGISAPYEVPQNPHLILNTDQEKIDDSLQKLVTLVEPQLRLQQRMKAAM; translated from the coding sequence ATGAAAAACATCTATCCCTTTAAATCCAAAGTAGGCTATGAACAGCGCAGGTACCAAATGCAGCAGGAGCCGCGCCTGGTATGGCTCACCGGCCTCTCCGGCTCCGGCAAAAGCACCCTGGCACTGCGGCTGGAGCACCACCTGTTTCACCAGGGCTACAAGGTTTTTTTACTGGATGGCGATAATATCCGCAACGGCCTGTGCCGGGACCTGAGCTTTACCCAGCAGGACCGGAAGGAGAACATGCGGCGCGTGGCGGAGGTGGCAAACCTGATGCTGGAAGCTGGGATGGTGGTGATTTGTGCGTTTATCTCGCCTTACGAAGAGGAACGGGAGTTGGCCAGGCATATCGTGGGACCGGAGCGGTTTACGGAAGTATACATTAACTGCAGCCTGCGGGTATGTGAGCAGCGTGACACCAAAGGACTGTACGCCAAAGCGCGGCAGGGACTTATAAAAGAATTCACTGGCATCAGCGCTCCTTACGAAGTTCCGCAAAACCCGCACCTTATACTTAATACCGATCAGGAAAAGATAGACGACTCACTGCAGAAACTCGTTACTTTGGTGGAGCCGCAGCTAAGGCTTCAGCAACGCATGAAAGCCGCCATGTAA
- the cysQ gene encoding 3'(2'),5'-bisphosphate nucleotidase CysQ, translating into MNITLSITDLLQIARTAALEAGSAIMQIYTSGVFDVSIKADDSPLTKADRAAHEIISNALAATGLPILSEEGKQLPFEQRQQWEWYWLVDPLDGTKEFVKRNGEFTVNIALMHHNKPIAGVIYAPVLDTLYFGSAVTGVFKEAGEKRTQLMPLPEKRTLQELQQLPKLTLIASRTHLSPETADFIRHFPTADIISMGSSLKFMLLAEGKADLYPRFAPTMEWDTAAAHAILNALNKGVYRQELQQELEYNKPDLLNPDFIAF; encoded by the coding sequence GTGAACATCACTTTAAGTATAACCGACTTGCTGCAGATAGCCCGTACGGCAGCACTGGAGGCAGGTAGTGCTATCATGCAGATTTATACTTCCGGTGTTTTTGATGTAAGTATCAAAGCCGACGACTCCCCGCTGACCAAAGCTGACCGCGCCGCACATGAGATCATCAGCAACGCCTTAGCTGCCACAGGCCTGCCCATACTTTCGGAAGAGGGAAAGCAGTTACCCTTTGAGCAGCGGCAGCAGTGGGAATGGTACTGGCTCGTAGACCCGCTGGATGGCACCAAGGAGTTTGTGAAGCGCAACGGGGAATTTACTGTGAATATCGCCCTGATGCACCACAACAAACCCATTGCGGGTGTTATTTATGCACCTGTGCTGGATACCCTATACTTTGGCTCGGCAGTAACAGGCGTATTTAAAGAGGCCGGGGAAAAGAGAACACAGCTGATGCCGCTGCCGGAGAAGCGTACTTTGCAGGAATTGCAGCAGCTGCCAAAACTTACCCTTATCGCCTCCCGCACCCACTTAAGCCCCGAAACAGCGGATTTCATACGCCACTTCCCCACGGCCGACATCATTAGCATGGGCAGTTCACTAAAGTTCATGCTGCTAGCCGAGGGCAAGGCCGACCTTTACCCCCGCTTCGCCCCCACTATGGAGTGGGACACCGCTGCCGCTCACGCTATCCTTAACGCGCTGAATAAAGGTGTTTACCGGCAGGAGCTACAGCAGGAGCTGGAGTACAACAAGCCCGACCTGCTTAACCCGGATTTCATCGCCTTTTAG
- a CDS encoding N-acyl-D-amino-acid deacylase family protein: MTKDTPFTKLLAALVATAVFTSCQSTSQQEQQENEARNLTYDLLLEKATVVDGTGSEPYTANILIGADTIAVIDKDTSATYKALKTIPAAGMVVTPGFIDAHAHGDPLKEPEFRNFLAMGVTTICLGQDGFSHNNKDMGAWMDSVDAARPGVNIAMFAGHNSLRVLSGAMYEKQPAEEYMKAMENLLAEAMEAGCYGLTTGLEYNPGYYATSNELNRLAKVVGAKNGLVMSHMRNEDDALVEASIKELLAQGAYCPVHVSHIKVVYGKGRERAQQVLQVLDSARQSGTRVTADFYPYTASFTGIAILFPDWAKSPHDYKEVLKTRKEELQDYLRKKIMQRNGPEATLIGTGRYTGKNLAQIATELNKPYEDVLVENIGPYGASGAYFIMDEELQETLLQAPYVMIGSDGSPSMHHPRGYGSFAKVIETYVEDKKLLTLQEAVRKMTSLPAETIGLQKRGQLKPGYKADLLIFNPSEVKENATYAKPDQLATGFKYVLIGGKVVKEDENYSSERTGKVLRKQVK, translated from the coding sequence ATGACAAAGGATACACCCTTCACTAAACTTCTTGCAGCTCTCGTGGCGACGGCTGTGTTCACCTCCTGCCAAAGCACCAGCCAGCAGGAACAACAGGAGAACGAGGCCCGCAACCTGACTTACGACCTGCTGCTGGAGAAAGCCACCGTGGTGGACGGCACCGGCTCCGAACCTTACACAGCCAACATACTCATCGGTGCCGATACCATTGCCGTGATCGACAAAGACACCTCCGCCACTTACAAGGCCTTGAAAACCATACCGGCAGCGGGCATGGTGGTAACGCCCGGATTCATTGATGCCCACGCCCACGGCGATCCGCTGAAAGAGCCGGAATTCAGGAATTTCCTGGCGATGGGCGTCACTACCATCTGCCTGGGGCAGGATGGTTTCAGCCACAACAACAAAGACATGGGCGCCTGGATGGACTCAGTGGACGCCGCGCGGCCGGGTGTGAACATTGCCATGTTTGCCGGACACAACTCCCTGCGGGTACTCTCGGGAGCGATGTATGAGAAACAGCCTGCTGAAGAGTACATGAAAGCCATGGAGAATCTGTTGGCCGAGGCCATGGAGGCCGGCTGCTACGGCCTTACCACCGGCCTGGAGTATAATCCCGGCTACTACGCCACCAGCAACGAACTGAACCGGTTAGCCAAAGTGGTGGGGGCTAAAAACGGGTTAGTCATGAGCCACATGCGCAACGAGGACGACGCACTGGTAGAGGCCTCCATTAAGGAGCTGCTGGCGCAGGGAGCCTATTGCCCGGTGCATGTATCGCATATAAAAGTGGTGTACGGCAAAGGCAGGGAGCGGGCACAACAGGTGCTGCAGGTACTCGACAGCGCGCGCCAAAGCGGCACCAGGGTAACGGCAGACTTCTACCCTTACACGGCTAGTTTCACGGGCATCGCCATACTTTTCCCGGACTGGGCCAAATCGCCGCATGATTATAAAGAGGTACTGAAAACGCGCAAGGAGGAGCTGCAGGATTACCTGAGGAAAAAGATTATGCAGCGCAACGGTCCTGAGGCAACACTGATTGGCACCGGCCGCTACACCGGCAAAAACCTGGCGCAGATAGCCACGGAACTGAACAAGCCTTACGAGGATGTGCTGGTGGAAAACATTGGCCCGTACGGTGCCAGCGGCGCCTACTTTATCATGGATGAAGAACTGCAGGAAACCCTGCTGCAGGCCCCGTACGTGATGATCGGCTCAGACGGAAGCCCCAGCATGCACCACCCAAGGGGCTATGGTTCCTTCGCCAAGGTTATAGAGACCTACGTGGAAGACAAAAAGCTGCTGACACTGCAGGAAGCCGTACGCAAAATGACCAGCCTTCCGGCAGAAACCATCGGCTTGCAGAAGCGCGGCCAGCTAAAGCCCGGCTACAAAGCCGATCTGCTCATCTTCAACCCGTCTGAGGTAAAGGAAAACGCCACCTACGCAAAGCCCGACCAGCTAGCCACCGGTTTCAAGTATGTGCTGATTGGCGGGAAGGTGGTGAAGGAAGATGAAAACTACAGCAGCGAGCGCACAGGCAAGGTGTTGCGAAAGCAGGTGAAATAA